A stretch of Paenibacillus mucilaginosus 3016 DNA encodes these proteins:
- a CDS encoding YiaA/YiaB family inner membrane protein, with protein MLAMFIGIVNLEQPLSVQGYYAVTALFLTMSSFVLQKTVRDNKEDSEMYAEPDTHE; from the coding sequence CTGCTGGCCATGTTCATCGGCATCGTCAATCTGGAGCAGCCGCTCTCCGTGCAGGGCTACTATGCCGTCACCGCGCTGTTCCTCACGATGTCTTCCTTCGTGCTCCAGAAGACGGTACGGGACAACAAAGAAGACAGTGAGATGTATGCCGAGCCGGACACCCACGAATAA
- a CDS encoding winged helix-turn-helix transcriptional regulator: MADQQPHTMCPKFEAAFEILGKRWTGLILCALLGGPCRFKDISEMIPGMSDRMLAERFKELEAAGLIVRHVYPETPVRIEYELTGKGKALKPVMEAVQQWGEAWVN, from the coding sequence ATGGCAGATCAACAACCGCATACGATGTGTCCCAAATTTGAAGCTGCTTTCGAGATCCTGGGCAAGCGCTGGACCGGCTTGATCCTCTGTGCACTGCTCGGAGGGCCGTGCCGCTTCAAGGATATATCCGAAATGATTCCCGGAATGAGCGACAGAATGCTGGCCGAGCGGTTTAAAGAGCTGGAGGCTGCGGGCCTGATTGTACGGCACGTGTACCCAGAGACCCCGGTACGGATCGAATATGAACTGACCGGCAAGGGGAAGGCGCTGAAGCCGGTGATGGAAGCAGTACAGCAGTGGGGCGAAGCGTGGGTCAATTGA
- a CDS encoding trimeric intracellular cation channel family protein: MDTLLEINLQLFSVIGTIAFAISGAVVAMEEEYDILGVFVLALVTAFGGGVIRNLLIGVPVTTLWEQGMFLKTAVISAFLVFLVPVSWILRWKTWESLFDAIGLAAFAIQGALYATKNGVPLSAVMVAAMMTGIGGGIIRDVLAGRKPLVLRDEIYAVWALLAGLVIGLGWFESSWELLLLFALVVIMRMLSVTFKWRLPRRAIQLQEEPREPKPGV, encoded by the coding sequence ATGGACACACTGCTTGAGATTAACCTGCAATTATTCAGTGTCATCGGTACGATCGCCTTCGCCATCTCGGGGGCGGTCGTTGCCATGGAGGAAGAATACGATATCTTGGGCGTGTTCGTGCTGGCCCTCGTCACCGCGTTCGGCGGCGGGGTGATCCGCAACCTGCTCATCGGCGTGCCGGTCACGACTTTGTGGGAGCAGGGCATGTTCCTGAAGACGGCCGTGATTTCGGCTTTTCTTGTGTTTCTGGTGCCGGTGTCATGGATTCTGCGCTGGAAAACGTGGGAATCGCTGTTCGACGCCATCGGCCTCGCCGCGTTCGCTATTCAGGGCGCCCTGTATGCGACGAAGAACGGTGTGCCGCTGAGTGCGGTCATGGTGGCGGCGATGATGACGGGGATCGGCGGAGGCATTATCCGCGACGTGCTCGCCGGACGCAAGCCGCTGGTGCTCCGCGATGAGATCTATGCCGTGTGGGCGCTGCTGGCAGGCCTTGTGATCGGTCTCGGGTGGTTCGAGAGCTCCTGGGAGCTGCTTTTGCTGTTCGCCCTCGTGGTCATCATGCGGATGCTGTCCGTTACGTTCAAATGGCGCCTGCCGCGGCGGGCCATTCAGCTGCAGGAGGAGCCGCGCGAGCCGAAGCCTGGCGTTTGA
- a CDS encoding YhcN/YlaJ family sporulation lipoprotein gives MMIAKNRRPVLLALLSVCMLSVSACGGNKPEASRSGGGLQDYRQQQLFDRDSRNNEDPTLGVKKRYEDPEAGGKGEAYTGRQQLDMTNRHEAKSMGFAPDLAFRVKQVNGVKEAQVLLTEVNAYVSVILDGHSPDAEANPEMMKNGVTSQGGAGLFGKGGSALKFSWTEEGGLSASKADEIRRTVLEAAPTIQQVFVSANPNFVQRIRFYAKEEQEKGTFSQYTNEFGTMVQHVFPDDVNTRR, from the coding sequence ATGATGATCGCGAAGAACCGAAGACCGGTGCTGCTTGCTCTGCTCTCGGTCTGCATGCTGAGCGTCTCCGCCTGCGGAGGCAACAAACCCGAGGCCTCCCGTTCCGGCGGCGGACTGCAGGATTACCGGCAGCAGCAGCTCTTTGACCGGGACAGCCGCAATAATGAAGACCCTACGCTGGGCGTGAAGAAGCGCTATGAAGATCCGGAGGCGGGCGGCAAAGGGGAGGCATACACCGGCCGTCAACAGCTCGATATGACGAACCGCCATGAAGCGAAGTCGATGGGCTTTGCCCCCGATCTCGCATTCCGTGTGAAGCAGGTGAACGGGGTGAAGGAGGCACAGGTGCTCCTTACCGAGGTGAACGCCTATGTCTCGGTCATCCTGGATGGGCACAGCCCGGATGCCGAGGCGAATCCCGAGATGATGAAAAATGGCGTCACGTCTCAGGGCGGGGCAGGTTTATTCGGCAAGGGGGGCAGCGCGCTCAAATTTTCCTGGACCGAGGAAGGAGGTCTATCCGCGAGCAAAGCGGATGAGATCCGCCGGACCGTGCTGGAGGCGGCGCCTACCATTCAGCAGGTGTTCGTTTCCGCGAACCCGAACTTCGTGCAGCGCATCCGCTTCTATGCGAAGGAAGAGCAGGAGAAGGGGACCTTCTCGCAGTACACCAATGAGTTCGGCACAATGGTGCAGCACGTATTCCCTGACGACGTCAATACGAGACGCTAG
- a CDS encoding alpha/beta hydrolase, which translates to MAVQSFSFFSGALYARKVCQVYLPPSYDASEDTRYPVIYLLHGLNGDETSWLVKGGAEAQLDRLMGDGTLRESIVVMPSDGGYGHGTFYVNWYDGTGRFEDYFLYDLMPSIDREFRTIADRSSRALCGLSMGGYGAFVLALRNPELFGAAASIAGALMSTGLMTEQFLRSEVSRLVGPVHGPFARELDLHVLAARMLREEQRPELHFNCGFSDYLYPLNSAFKALLDQLNYPHDYAEYEGEHNWDYFGGHLAEALAFIERSFAGAPAGEAPAEIG; encoded by the coding sequence ATGGCCGTTCAATCGTTTTCGTTTTTCTCCGGGGCTTTATACGCCCGTAAAGTATGCCAGGTCTATTTGCCGCCAAGCTACGACGCTTCGGAGGATACCCGTTATCCGGTGATCTACCTGCTGCACGGTCTCAACGGGGATGAGACCTCCTGGCTCGTGAAGGGCGGAGCGGAAGCTCAGCTTGACCGGCTGATGGGAGACGGCACGCTCCGGGAGAGCATTGTCGTGATGCCGAGCGACGGAGGCTACGGCCACGGTACGTTCTATGTCAACTGGTACGACGGCACCGGCCGCTTCGAGGACTATTTCCTTTATGATCTTATGCCGTCGATCGACCGGGAGTTCCGGACGATTGCGGACCGTTCGTCGCGGGCGCTCTGCGGCCTCTCCATGGGCGGCTACGGCGCTTTCGTGCTCGCTCTGCGCAATCCCGAGCTCTTCGGTGCCGCGGCATCGATCGCCGGGGCCTTAATGTCCACAGGCCTGATGACCGAGCAGTTCCTGCGCTCCGAGGTCAGCCGTCTCGTCGGTCCGGTGCACGGGCCGTTCGCCCGGGAGCTCGATCTGCACGTGCTGGCCGCCCGCATGCTGCGGGAAGAGCAGCGGCCCGAGCTTCACTTCAACTGCGGATTCTCCGACTATCTGTACCCGCTCAACTCCGCCTTCAAAGCGCTGCTCGATCAGCTGAACTATCCGCATGACTATGCGGAGTACGAAGGGGAGCACAACTGGGATTACTTCGGCGGCCATCTGGCGGAAGCGCTGGCGTTCATCGAGCGCTCCTTCGCCGGTGCGCCGGCCGGTGAGGCGCCGGCTGAGATCGGATAA
- a CDS encoding aspartyl-phosphate phosphatase Spo0E family protein, translated as MELKPQIGRQIQNCIDDLSSLVTGHGCALTDPDVLRKSMELDELILQVMRNQRASSKKVH; from the coding sequence ATGGAACTGAAACCGCAGATCGGGCGTCAAATTCAAAATTGCATCGATGATCTGAGCAGCCTGGTGACCGGTCACGGCTGTGCGCTGACCGACCCGGATGTCCTGAGAAAGAGCATGGAACTCGATGAATTGATTCTTCAGGTGATGCGGAATCAGCGTGCTTCTTCCAAGAAAGTTCATTAA
- a CDS encoding response regulator transcription factor, producing MSKVLLVEDDHSIADMISIYLSEENYHVSCAFDGKQAQDLFTEERPDVVILDLMLPDTNGIELCKHFRTLSNVPIMIVSAKNEVSERVNALTVGADDYLCKPFSMRELAARTSALLRRAAFNQAVKATAAEPPAPEEKDITLDLEKRCIYLRSQPIDTTYSEFEIMRNFWLHPGKVFSREELLNKIRGIDSFVTERSVDVHITNLRKKVETDPKDPKYIKTVWGVGYKFELK from the coding sequence ATGTCTAAAGTATTACTTGTGGAAGATGATCATAGTATTGCAGATATGATATCCATATACCTGAGTGAAGAGAACTACCATGTTTCCTGTGCGTTCGACGGCAAGCAGGCTCAAGATCTCTTCACGGAGGAGCGCCCGGATGTCGTGATCCTCGACCTCATGCTGCCGGATACGAACGGGATTGAGCTCTGCAAGCACTTCCGGACCCTGTCGAATGTGCCCATCATGATCGTCTCGGCCAAGAACGAAGTGTCCGAGCGCGTCAACGCGCTGACCGTGGGAGCGGACGACTATTTGTGCAAACCGTTTAGCATGAGAGAGCTGGCCGCCCGCACCTCCGCCCTGCTCCGCCGTGCCGCCTTCAACCAAGCCGTGAAAGCGACGGCCGCAGAGCCTCCGGCTCCGGAGGAAAAGGATATTACCCTGGACCTCGAAAAGCGCTGCATCTATCTGCGCAGCCAGCCGATCGATACGACCTACTCCGAATTTGAAATTATGCGCAACTTCTGGCTTCATCCCGGCAAGGTGTTCTCCCGCGAAGAGCTGCTGAACAAGATCCGCGGCATCGATTCGTTCGTCACGGAACGCTCCGTGGACGTGCACATCACCAACCTGCGCAAGAAAGTCGAAACGGATCCGAAGGACCCCAAGTACATCAAGACGGTCTGGGGCGTCGGTTACAAATTCGAATTAAAATAA
- a CDS encoding metallophosphoesterase family protein — MRIGVVSDTHMFGRGAALPAALVRGLQGTDLILHAGDWMDERVIALFEAIAPVDGVAGNNDGPEIIRRFGRRKVLELAGYRIGLVHGDGGRSTPETAYAAFRTKEGEVLADVVIFGHSHTPFHEVRGGQLLFNPGSPTDKRRQPLYSYGILTLGESVSAELFTYEDKSP; from the coding sequence ATGCGGATTGGCGTAGTATCCGATACCCACATGTTCGGCCGCGGGGCGGCTCTTCCGGCAGCATTGGTCCGGGGCCTGCAGGGCACCGATCTCATCCTGCATGCAGGCGACTGGATGGATGAACGCGTCATTGCACTGTTCGAGGCCATCGCCCCTGTGGACGGTGTGGCCGGCAATAATGACGGACCCGAGATCATCCGCCGCTTCGGCCGCCGGAAGGTGCTGGAGCTGGCAGGGTACCGCATCGGGCTGGTGCACGGGGACGGCGGCCGGTCCACACCGGAGACCGCGTACGCGGCATTTCGCACCAAAGAAGGGGAAGTGCTGGCGGATGTGGTTATATTCGGCCACTCGCATACCCCCTTTCACGAAGTCCGCGGCGGGCAGCTGCTGTTCAACCCCGGTTCCCCGACAGACAAACGGCGGCAGCCACTGTACTCCTACGGGATCCTGACGCTTGGGGAGAGCGTCAGCGCAGAGCTTTTTACTTACGAAGACAAGTCTCCATAA
- the purT gene encoding formate-dependent phosphoribosylglycinamide formyltransferase, protein MYGAPLSAGAHKIMLLGSGELGKEVIIEAQRLGVETVAVDRYANAPAMQVAHRSYVISMLDGEALRELIEKEKPDLIVPEIEAIATQTLVELESEGYRVIPTATAARLTMDREGIRRLASETLGLPTARYAFADTLDELKAAVAEIGTPCVIKPIMSSSGKGQSVCRTPDDIETSWNLAMEGGRAKKARVIVEEFIRFDSEITLLTVRSASGTSFCAPIGHIQKDGDYIESWQPHFMSSAQLEEAQEIAAKITDALGGTGLYGVELFLAPDKVYFSEVSPRPHDTGMVTMASQDLSEFALHVRAILGFPVPTIRLLTPAASYTLKADRDAETFRIGGLPEALALPNTQVRVFGKPETKPGRRMAVALSTGETVEEARRLAKEAAGNLRIEYS, encoded by the coding sequence ATGTACGGAGCACCATTATCGGCGGGAGCCCATAAAATTATGCTTCTCGGCTCGGGAGAGCTCGGCAAGGAAGTGATCATCGAAGCCCAGCGGCTCGGCGTGGAAACCGTGGCGGTCGACCGGTATGCGAACGCGCCTGCGATGCAGGTGGCGCACCGGTCTTATGTCATTTCGATGCTGGACGGGGAAGCGCTCAGAGAGCTCATCGAGAAGGAAAAGCCGGACCTGATCGTACCGGAGATCGAAGCGATTGCGACGCAGACGCTGGTCGAGCTGGAGTCCGAAGGCTACCGGGTCATTCCGACCGCGACGGCCGCGCGGCTGACGATGGACCGCGAAGGGATCCGCCGGCTGGCGTCGGAGACGCTCGGGCTGCCGACCGCCCGCTATGCGTTCGCGGATACGCTGGACGAGCTGAAAGCGGCGGTGGCCGAGATCGGGACTCCCTGCGTGATCAAGCCGATCATGAGCTCCTCGGGCAAAGGGCAGAGCGTCTGCCGTACGCCGGATGATATCGAGACCTCGTGGAACCTGGCCATGGAAGGCGGACGGGCCAAAAAGGCGCGTGTCATCGTCGAGGAGTTCATCCGCTTCGATTCCGAGATCACGCTGCTCACCGTGCGCTCCGCTTCGGGTACTTCGTTCTGCGCCCCGATCGGCCACATCCAGAAGGACGGGGACTATATCGAATCGTGGCAGCCTCACTTTATGAGCTCCGCGCAGCTGGAGGAGGCGCAGGAGATCGCCGCCAAGATTACGGATGCGCTGGGAGGCACCGGCCTCTATGGCGTCGAGCTGTTCCTCGCACCGGACAAGGTGTACTTCAGCGAAGTCAGCCCGCGTCCGCACGACACCGGCATGGTGACGATGGCGTCCCAGGATCTCTCCGAATTCGCCCTGCACGTGCGCGCGATTCTCGGCTTCCCGGTGCCTACGATCCGCCTGCTCACCCCGGCCGCGTCCTACACGCTCAAGGCGGACCGCGACGCGGAGACGTTCCGCATCGGCGGGCTTCCTGAAGCGCTGGCGCTGCCGAACACGCAGGTCCGCGTCTTCGGCAAGCCGGAGACGAAGCCCGGACGCCGGATGGCGGTCGCGCTCAGCACGGGCGAGACGGTCGAAGAGGCGCGCCGGCTGGCCAAGGAAGCGGCGGGGAATCTGCGGATCGAGTACTCGTAA
- the ytxJ gene encoding bacillithiol system redox-active protein YtxJ has protein sequence MSKWKEITTKEEWEQYYEGSGSKPFVVLKHSTACPVSFNALQEYEAYLGKTPNEQVDYILVKVIESRPVSNQIAEETGVKHASPQVLYIKNKETVWNTSHWSITEEHLTAVLN, from the coding sequence ATGTCGAAATGGAAGGAAATCACAACGAAGGAAGAATGGGAGCAGTATTATGAAGGCAGCGGCAGCAAGCCGTTCGTCGTGCTGAAGCACAGCACCGCCTGCCCGGTCAGCTTCAACGCACTGCAGGAATATGAGGCATACCTCGGCAAGACCCCGAACGAACAAGTGGACTATATTCTCGTGAAGGTGATCGAGTCCCGTCCGGTCTCGAACCAGATCGCCGAAGAAACCGGCGTGAAGCACGCTTCGCCTCAGGTGCTGTACATCAAGAACAAAGAAACGGTATGGAATACCTCACACTGGTCCATCACCGAAGAGCATCTGACTGCCGTATTGAACTAA